A single Aspergillus chevalieri M1 DNA, chromosome 3, nearly complete sequence DNA region contains:
- a CDS encoding uncharacterized protein (COG:S;~EggNog:ENOG410PT2K;~InterPro:IPR008999) yields MSSVSTAENDECFTPTHTSTSGKTTSYTSIGMQEPTVDARTLPFHNMTFIIRDLKTHRVISLKEGAPIMVHQDIFHYHYNAASHWRCVENEKMWLGFYNDVSGTYLGHDNKGQIRASATKHQAWEWFCPRQHPDGGQLLLIKDNDGFSPMKIGGKGNMELVVDSQRREGTTWEFITIDTGS; encoded by the coding sequence ATGTCATCAGTGTCTACCGCAGAAAACGATGAGTGTTTTACACCAACCCATACCAGCACTTCAGGCAAAACGACTAGCTATACAAGTATCGGGATGCAAGAACCCACAGTTGATGCTAGAACCCTTCCATTCCACAACATGACATTTATAATTCGCGATCTTAAAACCCACCGCGTTATCAGTCTCAAAGAAGGCGCACCGATAATGGTACATCAAGACATCTTTCACTATCACTACAATGCTGCGAGCCACTGGCGTTGCGTTGAAAATGAGAAGATGTGGCTTGGCTTTTACAATGACGTTTCAGGCACGTATCTTGGGCATGACAACAAGGGTCAAATTAGAGCAAGCGCGACAAAGCATCAGGCATGGGAGTGGTTTTGTCCACGACAACATCCAGACGGCGGTCAGCTACTCTTGATAAAGGATAATGATGGTTTCTCGCCGATGAAGATTGGGGGGAAGGGAAATATGGAGTTAGTGGTGGATAGTCAGAGACGGGAAGGGACCACATGGGAGTTTATTACAATTGACACTGGATCTTGA